The genome window CGAGTCATTGCCAACAGGCTTGTTTGAGAACCTGGATGGAATAAAAGCTCAGGGTGAGTTACAGTATAATATGAGCTTCCATGTAAATATGGATAGCCTGGATAACCTGAAGTTTAACTCTGACCTAGAAGCTTCCAAAGATTTCAAGATCGTGAAGTGGGGCAAAACGAATATCCAGAAAATTAATGGCTCATTTGTGCACACTGTGTATGAGTATGGCAAACCGGTAAGAACATTTACAGTTGGTCCGTCTAACGCTTTCTTTTCACGCATAGGAGCCATCTCACCATACTTGCGCAATGCTATACTTACCGCTGAAGATGCTGGTTTTTACAGCCACAACGGATTCCATGAAGAGGCTTTTCGTCAGGCGATAATTGCTAACCTGAAAGAAGGAGAGTTTGTGCGGGGTGGCAGTACCATTTCGATGCAGCTGGTAAAGAACGTGTTCCTGACACGCCACAAAACCATAACCCGAAAAGTAGAAGAGGCGATCATTGTCTGGCTGATAGAAAACCTGGACCTGGTGTCGAAGAGTCGCATGTTTGAAGTATACCTAAACATAATTGAGTGGGGACCAAACGTATATGGCGCTAAAGATGCCTCGCGTTTCTACTTTGGCAAGCAGCCATCAGAACTTAACCTGGCCGAGGCTATCTTCCTGACAAGTATAATTCCGAGCCCGAAACGTTACCGTTCTTCTTTTGATAGTTATGGTAACTTGCGCAGCTGGAAAGGTTATTACTATAGGTTGATTGGTGGCATTATGCGCCGCAGGGGATTGATATCAGAAGCTGAATACCAGAACCTGTACCCGAATGTAAGGCTGTATGGCCGTGCCCGCGACCTGATTGTAACAGCACAGGATACAAGCCAGGTGGAAGAAGTAGATACTACGGAATTCCAACTGGAAACAATTGACCTGCTGGATTTTTAAGACACAACTATAAGCATTAAGTAACGGCCCCGCAAAATACTTGCAGGGCCGTTATACTTTACAGCAACCAATAAGGATGAGCTCAGACAATAAGAACCATACTTCTGCAAATGGCATAGGACTGTTGCCTCGGGCAAATAAGCTGGCTGGCCGTTTAGGTTTAGACTGGTTCCTGCTGGCATTACTGCTCATGATAGTTTTGGCTTACCTGTGGCCGCAGGTTGGCTTAAAAGACGGGCCTCTGGCGCTAGGTACGATTACAGATATAGGTGTATCCGTCATTTTCCTGTTCTATGGTTTACGCCTGAGTCCTGAAAAGTTAAAAGCCGGGTTAAGCAACTGGCGACTGCATCTGCTGGTGCAGTTGAGTACTTTTGTGTTATTTCCGGTATTGGTGTTGCTGGCTATGCAGGTGGTTGGTGCCAATTCTTCTGATCTGCTCTGGATGGGGATATTTTATCTGGCGGCTCTTCCCTCTACTGTTTCATCGTCTGTGGTGATGGTATCGGTGGCCGGTGGAAATATGCCTGCTGCTATTTTTAATGCCAGTATTTCGAGCTTACTGGGTGTTTTTATTACGCCTCTTTGGATGAGTCTTTTTCTTTCGGCAGGAGCAGGAAGTATAGATATGCAGGATGTGATGCTGAAGCTGGTACTGCAGGTGCTGGCGCCGGTTATACTTGGGGTTATACTGCATAGCCGTTTCGGAGCCTTCGCAGAAAAGCATAAAGCCCGGATCCGGTTCTTCGATCAGAGCATTATTCTGCTTATAGTTTATTCTTCTTTCTGTGAATCATTTAGCCGCAATCTGTTTGGGGGATTTAGTCTGCTGCACGTGCTGGGATTAAGCTTTGGTATGCTGGCACTGTTCTTCGTGGTGTACGGCATCATTACAGCCATCAGCAGACTGCTTAAATTAACCTGGGAAGATAAAATAACTGCTGTGTTCTGCGGTTCTAAAAAGTCACTGGTGCATGGCACGGTTATGAGCAAAGTACTTTTCCCGGATGCCAATGTGGTTGGTATTATACTTTTACCTATCATGTTGTACCATGCCTTGCAGCTCGTAATCGCCAGTATCATCGCACAGGCATCGGCACGCAAGGGTGCTGCAAAACAGCTATAGTTATACCTGGGTATCTCTCAAAAAAAAGCCCCACCGTTTCCAGTGTGGCTTTTTATCTGTAAGTATAGGTTAAGCTGCTTGCTTTTCGCGTTTCTGGGCTAATTTGGCTTGTTCTTCCTCTTTCAGCTTTTTATCCAGCCAGAAGGTACCAAACGGGACAAATGAAAGTGCAAAGGCAACTATAGCTTTAAGTATAGACCAACGCTCTGCAAAAAACACATGTGCCAGTGTAGCTACATACAGCACAAACAATACACCGTGTGCCCAGCCTACATACTTAACCAGTTCAGGTATACCAAACATATACTTTAGTGGCATAGCTATCAGCAACAATACCAGGAACGAAATACCTTCATATAAGGCAACTGCGCGGAAACGTGAAAGTGGAGTACTCATGTCAAGAATTTAATTTTTCAGATGATGCTGCAACTTAACACACTTTTGCCATAAAACGTGCCTTCTGTTTCATAATTCATACTTCTTCCGGTTTTACCGCAAGGCGTTGTCAGGCTACAGCGCTGGTAGGCTCGCTGCCAGTAGTGGTTATACTTCCCAACTGCGGGCTAACCGGATGCAGCAAACTATGAAGCTGCTCTTGCTTTTTGCGAA of Pontibacter deserti contains these proteins:
- a CDS encoding bile acid:sodium symporter family protein — its product is MSSDNKNHTSANGIGLLPRANKLAGRLGLDWFLLALLLMIVLAYLWPQVGLKDGPLALGTITDIGVSVIFLFYGLRLSPEKLKAGLSNWRLHLLVQLSTFVLFPVLVLLAMQVVGANSSDLLWMGIFYLAALPSTVSSSVVMVSVAGGNMPAAIFNASISSLLGVFITPLWMSLFLSAGAGSIDMQDVMLKLVLQVLAPVILGVILHSRFGAFAEKHKARIRFFDQSIILLIVYSSFCESFSRNLFGGFSLLHVLGLSFGMLALFFVVYGIITAISRLLKLTWEDKITAVFCGSKKSLVHGTVMSKVLFPDANVVGIILLPIMLYHALQLVIASIIAQASARKGAAKQL
- a CDS encoding DUF3817 domain-containing protein; protein product: MSTPLSRFRAVALYEGISFLVLLLIAMPLKYMFGIPELVKYVGWAHGVLFVLYVATLAHVFFAERWSILKAIVAFALSFVPFGTFWLDKKLKEEEQAKLAQKREKQAA